Proteins encoded within one genomic window of Bradyrhizobium sp. CB1717:
- a CDS encoding winged helix-turn-helix domain-containing protein produces MLKSSQPPILVGDRMVDLVRETLRDGRGDIVPLRPRAWAVLRLLATRPGQLISKDEIMDEVWSDAEVTEDSLVQAIGDVRRALGDAGRSALKTLPRRGYILVVDEKPIDATVVSGDTPRSSDTAELPAAAMPHLSIVVLPFANIGGDPAQDYFVDGVTESLTTDLSRIAGSFVIGRNTAFTFKGKAVDARQIGRDLNVRYVLEGSVQRGGNRFRLNAHLTDTETGSHVWADRFDKPAAELLDMQDEIVSHLANTLNAELIAAEARRAARSPRPDAMDLYFQGRALQNRGVTRALLTQARDFFTRSLALDPGNIEAAVAAAQVEVSVGSAFMADDVNTHFQAAETALNGALLHAPNHPRAHMLLGAVQIQTSRIENGIAQCRRSLALDRNLADAHGFIGLGKYQSGHSEEVEGHIQEALRLSPRDTRAFLWYMFVGLAKLGIKQDHEAIGWFRRSLELNRNHALSHFHFATALALVGELKEARSIAEAGLALDPGFTIRRYRINAKGDNPVYLARRQRYFEGLRLAGVPEG; encoded by the coding sequence TTGTTGAAATCATCGCAGCCCCCGATCCTCGTCGGCGACCGGATGGTGGATCTGGTTCGTGAAACCTTGCGCGACGGACGCGGCGACATCGTCCCCTTGCGCCCGCGCGCCTGGGCCGTGCTGCGGCTGCTTGCGACACGACCCGGGCAATTGATCAGCAAGGACGAGATCATGGACGAGGTCTGGTCGGACGCCGAGGTCACGGAGGATTCTCTCGTCCAGGCAATCGGCGACGTCAGGCGCGCTTTGGGAGATGCAGGCCGCTCGGCCCTGAAGACACTGCCTCGCCGAGGCTACATCCTGGTCGTCGATGAAAAGCCGATCGATGCCACCGTCGTTTCCGGCGACACGCCGCGGTCATCCGATACCGCAGAGCTGCCAGCGGCTGCGATGCCGCATTTGTCCATCGTCGTGCTGCCATTCGCCAACATCGGCGGCGATCCCGCGCAGGACTATTTCGTCGATGGCGTCACGGAGAGCCTGACGACGGATTTGTCGCGTATCGCCGGCTCGTTCGTGATCGGCCGCAACACCGCGTTCACCTTCAAGGGAAAGGCCGTCGACGCCAGGCAAATCGGCCGCGATCTCAACGTGCGCTACGTGCTGGAAGGCTCGGTGCAACGCGGCGGCAACCGTTTTCGCCTGAATGCGCACCTGACCGACACCGAGACCGGAAGCCATGTCTGGGCCGACCGCTTCGACAAGCCCGCGGCCGAACTGCTGGACATGCAGGACGAGATCGTATCGCACCTCGCCAACACCTTGAATGCCGAGCTCATCGCCGCCGAAGCGCGACGCGCGGCACGATCGCCCCGCCCGGACGCGATGGATCTGTATTTCCAGGGCCGAGCGCTCCAAAACAGAGGCGTCACTCGCGCGCTCCTGACGCAGGCCAGGGATTTCTTCACGCGATCTCTGGCGCTCGATCCTGGCAACATCGAAGCCGCGGTCGCGGCAGCCCAGGTCGAGGTGTCCGTAGGATCGGCGTTCATGGCCGATGACGTCAACACACATTTTCAAGCCGCGGAGACGGCTTTGAATGGCGCGTTGCTTCATGCCCCCAATCATCCCAGAGCCCACATGCTGCTCGGCGCCGTGCAGATTCAGACGAGCCGCATCGAAAATGGCATCGCCCAATGCCGCAGGTCACTCGCGCTTGACCGCAATCTGGCCGATGCCCACGGCTTCATCGGCCTCGGCAAATATCAGTCCGGCCATAGCGAGGAAGTCGAGGGTCACATTCAGGAGGCGCTCCGGCTGTCCCCGCGCGATACGCGCGCCTTTCTGTGGTACATGTTCGTCGGGCTGGCCAAGCTGGGCATCAAGCAGGACCATGAAGCCATCGGCTGGTTTCGGCGCAGCCTCGAACTCAACCGCAATCACGCCCTCTCGCATTTTCACTTCGCGACCGCCCTGGCGCTGGTGGGGGAATTGAAGGAGGCGCGATCGATCGCCGAAGCGGGACTTGCCCTCGATCCCGGCTTCACGATCCGCCGCTACCGCATCAACGCCAAAGGCGACAATCCGGTGTATCTCGCACGTCGCCAGCGCTATTTTGAGGGCTTGCGCCTCGCCGGCGTGCCGGAGGGGTGA
- a CDS encoding amidohydrolase/deacetylase family metallohydrolase has product MSALSRRDFLALSTSAAAISLAAPARAAMGPNDKYDLVIRGGEVLDPSQSLRAKRDIGIRWGVIETVQETIPAERALKSIDASGKLVMPGLIDLHCHVYPYGSAIGIPADELVQFQGTTTVVSAGDAGVNNLAALRRFIVAQTRARMYAFVHIANNGLSAFPVAELYNIDSAQTEACAMALAENSDFLLGVKVRMSENVIYKHGLEPLKRAIQACEMCGWPAKMMVHIGGVESKELMSQILDLLRPGDVLTHAYSGAPNMSNVFTNIVQEGKLLPAALAAKQRGVMFDVGHGGGSFDFTVAEVAIPGGCVPDTISSDIHVFSGNSPGIPFLPNVMSKFMALGFTLEQVVAMATTAPAKIISRAPKIGTLQVGAPGDVAIMELVEGPVSFVDTRNNKRDGKAQLKPIQTIINGVPFGRPYQAPFAVR; this is encoded by the coding sequence ATGTCCGCGTTGTCACGCCGCGATTTCCTTGCACTTTCGACATCTGCCGCAGCCATCAGCCTCGCCGCGCCTGCGCGCGCCGCGATGGGACCGAACGACAAGTACGACCTGGTGATCCGCGGGGGAGAGGTCCTCGACCCCAGCCAGTCGCTGCGCGCCAAACGCGATATCGGTATCCGCTGGGGCGTGATCGAAACCGTCCAGGAGACGATCCCTGCCGAGCGCGCCCTGAAGAGCATCGACGCGTCGGGCAAGCTGGTGATGCCCGGCCTCATCGATCTGCATTGTCACGTTTATCCCTACGGCTCGGCGATCGGTATTCCCGCCGACGAACTGGTGCAATTCCAGGGCACGACGACCGTCGTGTCGGCGGGCGACGCCGGGGTCAACAATCTGGCTGCGCTGCGCCGTTTCATCGTGGCCCAGACGCGGGCGCGGATGTACGCCTTCGTCCACATCGCCAACAACGGCCTTTCGGCGTTCCCCGTCGCCGAGCTCTACAATATCGACTCCGCGCAGACCGAGGCCTGCGCGATGGCGCTGGCCGAGAATTCGGACTTCCTCCTCGGGGTCAAGGTGAGGATGTCGGAGAACGTGATCTACAAGCACGGGCTCGAGCCGCTCAAGCGCGCCATCCAGGCGTGCGAGATGTGCGGCTGGCCGGCGAAGATGATGGTGCATATCGGCGGCGTCGAGTCCAAGGAGCTGATGTCGCAGATTCTCGACCTGCTCCGCCCGGGCGACGTGCTGACGCATGCCTATTCGGGCGCCCCGAACATGTCCAACGTCTTCACCAATATCGTCCAGGAGGGCAAGCTGCTGCCTGCGGCCCTGGCGGCCAAGCAGCGCGGCGTCATGTTCGACGTCGGTCATGGCGGTGGCAGCTTCGATTTCACCGTGGCGGAAGTGGCGATCCCCGGTGGATGCGTTCCGGACACCATTTCCTCCGACATCCACGTCTTCTCCGGCAATTCGCCGGGCATCCCCTTCCTGCCCAATGTGATGAGCAAGTTCATGGCGCTTGGCTTCACGCTGGAGCAGGTGGTGGCAATGGCCACGACAGCCCCGGCGAAGATCATCAGCCGCGCGCCGAAAATCGGCACGCTGCAGGTCGGCGCGCCCGGTGACGTCGCCATCATGGAATTGGTGGAGGGGCCGGTCAGCTTCGTCGACACCCGCAATAACAAGAGGGACGGGAAGGCCCAGCTCAAGCCCATCCAGACCATCATCAACGGTGTGCCGTTCGGCCGGCCCTATCAGGCGCCGTTCGCTGTGAGGTAG
- a CDS encoding ABC transporter substrate-binding protein, which translates to MIRPLILTALSLSIVGLSPVTAADKKYGPGVSDTEIRIGQTAPYSGPLSSLSRFGRIEAAYLNMINAAGGINGRKVTLVSLDDAFSPTKTVQQTRKLVEDDNVLAIVGSIGTPTNLAVAKYLNSKQVPQILVLASTPKLDDPENLPWTTTFMMPQPVETRIYAEYLLKTKPDAKVAVIYQNDDLGKGNLAGFKAALGSKASTMVVAEAAYDIMEPTVDSQIVVLKSSGADTLFHASNARFAAQAIRKAHELNWKVQHVLLSGVSSISAVLRPAGLAASTGAVSAFWLKTSEDPMWDDDAGMREFRAFMKQWAPNDDIEESIFPYATAQMIVEVLKKCGDDLSRDNLIRQATSVQGLQLPTFLPGLTINVTPSSRIGWTKARMARFNGTRWVLLDDVVGN; encoded by the coding sequence ATGATCCGGCCTCTGATCTTGACTGCGTTGAGCCTTTCGATCGTCGGCCTTTCACCCGTCACTGCGGCTGACAAGAAATACGGCCCCGGCGTTAGCGACACCGAGATCAGGATCGGGCAGACCGCTCCCTACAGCGGCCCGCTCTCGTCGCTGAGCCGCTTCGGTCGGATTGAAGCGGCCTATCTCAACATGATCAACGCAGCCGGGGGCATCAACGGCCGCAAGGTGACGCTCGTTTCGCTCGACGACGCCTTTTCGCCGACAAAGACGGTGCAGCAGACGCGAAAACTCGTCGAGGACGACAATGTGCTCGCGATCGTTGGATCGATCGGCACGCCGACCAACCTTGCCGTGGCGAAATATCTCAACAGCAAGCAGGTTCCGCAGATATTGGTGCTCGCCAGCACCCCGAAGCTCGACGATCCCGAGAACCTGCCGTGGACGACCACGTTCATGATGCCGCAGCCCGTCGAGACCAGGATCTATGCCGAGTATCTGCTGAAGACCAAGCCCGACGCGAAGGTCGCCGTGATCTATCAGAACGACGATCTCGGGAAAGGCAATTTGGCTGGCTTCAAGGCTGCTCTCGGATCGAAAGCCTCGACCATGGTGGTGGCAGAGGCGGCCTACGACATCATGGAGCCCACGGTCGATTCACAGATCGTGGTCCTCAAGTCGTCCGGCGCCGACACGCTATTCCATGCCTCCAATGCCCGCTTCGCCGCGCAGGCGATCCGCAAGGCGCATGAGCTCAACTGGAAGGTCCAGCATGTGCTGCTGTCCGGTGTCAGCAGCATTTCGGCGGTCCTGCGTCCGGCCGGACTTGCCGCATCGACGGGGGCGGTCAGCGCGTTCTGGCTGAAGACATCAGAGGATCCCATGTGGGATGACGATGCCGGCATGCGAGAGTTTCGGGCCTTCATGAAGCAGTGGGCACCGAACGACGACATCGAGGAATCGATCTTCCCGTATGCGACCGCTCAAATGATCGTCGAGGTCCTGAAGAAGTGCGGCGACGACCTGTCGCGGGACAATCTGATCAGGCAGGCCACTAGCGTCCAAGGGCTGCAACTGCCGACATTTCTGCCCGGGCTGACCATCAACGTCACCCCGTCGAGCCGGATCGGCTGGACAAAGGCCAGGATGGCGCGTTTCAACGGCACCCGATGGGTGCTGCTCGATGATGTCGTCGGCAACTGA
- a CDS encoding VOC family protein: protein MSPSGALIAILPCNDLDASERFYNRLGFTRPDGERLAPGEPDTYRMLSNGKGGYLHLTDAVEGWLTPGRNPFGLYLYLESVDAAAREFQQSPEDKPWGMYEFAISDPDETLVRVGWPTHLRAKAQ, encoded by the coding sequence ATGAGCCCTTCGGGAGCCTTGATCGCGATCCTGCCGTGTAACGATCTTGATGCGTCGGAGCGGTTCTACAATCGGCTGGGCTTTACGCGGCCGGACGGCGAAAGGCTCGCTCCGGGAGAGCCAGACACCTATCGCATGCTGTCGAACGGGAAGGGCGGATATCTGCATCTGACGGACGCGGTCGAGGGATGGCTAACGCCGGGCAGAAACCCTTTTGGGCTTTATCTTTACCTCGAGAGTGTCGACGCCGCGGCGCGCGAATTTCAGCAATCGCCCGAGGACAAGCCGTGGGGGATGTACGAATTTGCGATCTCTGACCCAGATGAGACGTTGGTCCGTGTCGGGTGGCCAACCCATCTCCGCGCCAAAGCGCAATAA
- a CDS encoding arylsulfatase, whose translation MSNSMPLQTFSKQTGTRTLLAACSLLTLATTALAQQITGTPGTPGATITLDGKQLPPEPPKFGGVIKEEATDSKPYWPPSVVPPKGAPNVLLIMTDDQGYGVSGTFGGVVPTPAMDRVAKAGLRYTQFHSTALCSPTRAALITGRNHHSVGYGVIGEMSTGYPGYNSVIGQESATIGTILRDNGFATSWFGKNHNTPTYLYSAAGPFDQWPIGMGFEYFYGFMGGETDQWTPYLFRNTTQVYPWIGKTGYNLITDMADEAINYMNGLNAAAPDKPFLVYYVPGGTHSPHQPKKEWIEKFKGKFDMGWEKLREQIFANQKRLGVIPANTALTPWPDTLPKWDSLSLIQKKLYAREAEVFAAYAAYTDNEIGRVIQAVEDMGKLDNTLIIYISGDNGTSAEGTLEGTPNQMTAYNGVLKLPEAELMLHYENWGSDKTYPHMSVAWSWAFDTPFKWTKQVASHFGGTRQGMAISWPGHIKDVGGIRSQFHHIIDIVPTILEATGVAAPATVNGIAQKPIEGVSMAYTFDQSNANAPSKRTTQYFEMFANRGIYHDGWYACTTPPAPPWLLGTAKLPDVTNYKWELYNIAEDFSQSNDLAANNPDKLKELQTLFLSEADKYQVLPLDNSILPRLITPRPSATAGRTEFTYKGISPGIPEGNAPNIMNKDYKITAEITVPQGGAEGMIVTLGGRFSGYGLYLLKGKPVFVYNMLDLKRYRWESGVGARDWLGTALKPGKHTIAFDFKYDGPGYGKGGTGVLSVDGREVSRQSIPHSISFLMTIDESFDVGVDSRTGVDDSYKLPFQFTGKIDKLTFKLGPTQVSSDDQKLIRHALEKARD comes from the coding sequence ATGAGTAACTCCATGCCGTTGCAGACCTTTTCAAAGCAGACCGGGACAAGAACGTTGCTTGCGGCATGCTCGCTATTGACGCTGGCAACGACTGCTCTTGCTCAGCAAATCACGGGTACGCCGGGTACGCCGGGTGCCACGATCACACTCGATGGCAAGCAGCTTCCGCCCGAACCTCCAAAGTTCGGCGGCGTGATCAAGGAAGAGGCCACGGACTCAAAACCATACTGGCCACCCTCCGTCGTGCCGCCCAAAGGCGCTCCAAACGTGCTGCTCATTATGACCGACGACCAGGGTTATGGCGTGTCCGGCACTTTCGGCGGTGTGGTTCCGACCCCTGCGATGGATCGCGTCGCCAAGGCTGGCCTGCGCTATACACAGTTTCACTCGACGGCGCTCTGCTCACCGACACGGGCGGCGCTGATCACCGGCCGCAACCACCATTCGGTCGGGTATGGCGTGATCGGTGAAATGTCGACCGGCTATCCCGGTTACAACTCCGTCATTGGCCAGGAGAGTGCCACGATCGGGACCATTCTGCGGGACAACGGATTTGCCACCTCGTGGTTTGGCAAGAACCACAACACGCCGACCTATCTGTACAGCGCCGCCGGGCCATTCGACCAATGGCCGATCGGGATGGGATTTGAATATTTCTACGGCTTCATGGGCGGCGAGACCGATCAGTGGACGCCTTACCTGTTCCGCAATACGACCCAGGTTTATCCCTGGATCGGCAAGACCGGCTACAACCTCATCACCGACATGGCGGATGAGGCCATCAACTACATGAACGGGCTGAACGCGGCAGCGCCCGACAAGCCGTTCTTGGTTTATTACGTGCCTGGCGGCACCCATTCGCCGCACCAGCCGAAAAAGGAATGGATCGAGAAGTTCAAGGGCAAGTTCGACATGGGCTGGGAGAAGCTGCGCGAGCAGATCTTCGCCAACCAGAAGCGCCTCGGGGTCATCCCCGCGAACACGGCGCTCACGCCCTGGCCGGATACCCTGCCAAAGTGGGACTCGCTCTCACTCATTCAGAAGAAGCTGTATGCGCGCGAAGCCGAGGTGTTTGCCGCCTACGCGGCCTACACCGACAATGAGATCGGCCGCGTCATTCAGGCGGTCGAGGACATGGGCAAGCTCGACAACACGCTGATCATCTATATCAGCGGCGACAACGGCACCAGCGCGGAAGGCACGCTCGAGGGCACTCCGAACCAGATGACCGCCTATAACGGCGTTCTGAAACTGCCGGAAGCCGAGCTGATGCTGCACTACGAGAATTGGGGCTCCGACAAGACCTACCCGCATATGTCGGTGGCATGGTCATGGGCCTTCGATACCCCGTTCAAGTGGACCAAGCAGGTGGCGTCGCATTTCGGCGGCACCAGGCAAGGCATGGCGATCTCATGGCCCGGCCACATCAAGGACGTCGGTGGCATTCGATCCCAGTTCCACCACATCATCGATATCGTGCCGACGATCCTCGAAGCCACGGGCGTCGCGGCGCCTGCGACGGTGAATGGAATCGCACAAAAGCCCATCGAGGGCGTGAGCATGGCGTATACGTTCGACCAGTCGAACGCGAACGCACCATCAAAGCGCACCACACAATATTTCGAGATGTTCGCGAATCGCGGCATCTACCACGATGGTTGGTATGCATGCACGACGCCGCCCGCGCCGCCATGGCTGTTGGGAACCGCAAAGCTGCCTGATGTCACCAATTACAAATGGGAGCTTTACAATATCGCCGAGGATTTCTCGCAGTCCAATGACCTGGCAGCCAACAATCCCGACAAGCTGAAGGAGCTTCAGACATTGTTCCTGAGCGAAGCGGACAAATACCAGGTCTTGCCGCTGGACAATTCAATCCTGCCACGTCTGATCACGCCGCGTCCGAGTGCGACCGCGGGGCGAACTGAATTCACCTACAAGGGAATCAGTCCCGGCATCCCCGAAGGTAATGCACCCAACATCATGAACAAGGACTACAAGATCACCGCCGAGATCACCGTCCCGCAGGGCGGGGCCGAGGGAATGATCGTGACGCTCGGTGGTCGCTTCAGCGGCTACGGCCTCTATCTGCTGAAAGGCAAGCCGGTCTTTGTCTACAACATGCTGGATTTGAAACGATACCGCTGGGAATCCGGCGTGGGCGCACGCGACTGGTTGGGCACCGCGCTCAAGCCGGGCAAGCACACCATCGCGTTCGATTTCAAGTATGATGGGCCCGGCTACGGCAAGGGCGGCACCGGCGTGCTGTCGGTCGACGGCAGGGAGGTTTCCCGCCAGTCGATCCCGCACTCGATTTCGTTCTTGATGACGATCGACGAGTCCTTCGACGTCGGCGTTGATTCCCGCACGGGCGTGGATGACAGCTACAAGCTGCCGTTTCAGTTCACCGGCAAGATCGACAAGCTGACATTCAAGCTTGGACCGACGCAAGTGAGCAGCGATGATCAAAAGCTCATACGGCACGCGCTTGAAAAAGCGAGAGACTGA